The following coding sequences are from one Triticum aestivum cultivar Chinese Spring chromosome 5A, IWGSC CS RefSeq v2.1, whole genome shotgun sequence window:
- the LOC123105236 gene encoding calmodulin-binding protein 60 D isoform X1 → MAAQKRPLEAVAAEQEAPRSPRKRLRQTVLLVMRLERRRARAATVGQMVRQQAQLDRAKLFVFLMLLASRLCSVERLLQQLRNLLTGQIGAFRSLTVSIQDPIRPIVQTEMQGRQAASLPNDISEPPRQIPEGFPETGGNTRVKLRFVDVDRPEDPIYTGSPVQWLNKKDARVAVFENDRQITQGVLSKLQIEILAVHAEFFTERGQADFTKEEFNKQICIHKGNESVLTTVNLANGAAYIGSVIFIESSQRKRLRLTARVKGQDLDVRVQEAITDPFVVKVGRSKQNRKSYPPSKEEAVYRLEKISLKGKHCTILAEKNITTVKQFMRHYYRDESGLQKLLDMKEDWSTLIKHATTSDPGLEIYSFIVEENTELLFNDFYNLVGMMISGLYFPVNCLDQFQQIKVNNWKMSTYKKFDERENSGGLTPDYFMTDGIPVRAMPLNNDAEFGDQHPLNGFSRAAVLSNNDAGPSNQGALPVPQHTYQGLGQHNPSVPQNGAPYSLHQGNILNDQGPLSAQSTIPPHNFSPVPQDDMIAGANQTDQRTPSLDPVLADMSSGFSPVPFEDYSSLDVTDYLNLTDYGIAPANDAELPNPNSPSDGYGHDGGNQ, encoded by the exons ATGGCGGCGCAAAAGCGGCCGCTGGAGGCCGTcgcggcggagcaggaggcgccgcGGTCGCCGAGGAAGCGGCTGCGCCAGACGGTGCTCCTCGTGATGCGGCT ggagaggaggagggccaGAGCGGCCACCGTCGGGCAGATGGTTCGCCAGCAG GCGCAGCTCGACAGGGCAAAACTGTTTGTGTTTCTCATGCTGCTCGCCTCGCGCCTTTGCTCCGTGGAGAGGCTCCTTCAGCAGCTCCGCAACCTACTGACGGGGCAGATTGGTGCTTTTAG ATCTTTGACGGTATCCATACAAGATCCAATTCGACCAATTGTACAGACAGAG ATGCAGGGACGACAAGCAGCCTCGCTTCCTAATGACATTTCTGAGCCTCCCAG GCAGATACCGGAAGGTTTTCCTGAAACTGGAGGCAACACTCGAGTCAAACTGCGCTTTGTCGATGTTGACAGACCAGAAGATCCTATTTACACTGGTTCTCCAGTACAATGGCTGAATAAGAAAGATGCTAGGGTAGCAGTATTTGAAAATGATAGGCAAATCACGCAGGGCGTCCTTTCTAAATTGCAAATTGAGATTTTAGCAGTCCATGCTGAATTCTTTACTGAGCGAGGACAAGCGGACTTCACCAAAGAGGAATTCAACAAGCAGATATGTATACATAAGGGGAATGAGTCAGTCTTGACCACTGTTAATCTAGCAAATGGTGCGGCCTATATTGGTTCCGTCATATTTATAGAGAGCTCCCAGAGGAAAAGGTTAAGATTGACAGCACGAGTGAAAGGACAGGATCTTGATGTCAGAGTTCAAGAAGCAATCACTGATCCTTTTGTTGTCAAAGTCGGCCGAAGTAAAC AAAACAGAAAGAGTTATCCTCCATCTAAAGAAGAAGCGGTATACCGTTTGGAGAAGATTTCCCTAAAGGGAAAACATTGTACTATCCTTGCTGAAAAAAATATTACTACGGTGAAGCAATTCATGCGTCATTATTACAGAGATGAATCTGGTCTCCAAAAG CTTCTTGACATGAAGGAGGATTGGAGTACCTTGATTAAACATGCCACCACGTCTGATCCTGGGCTTGAGATCTATTCTTTTATTGTTGAGGAAAATACTGAACTCTTATTCAATGATTTCTATAATCTTGTTGGTATGATGATCAGTGGATTATATTTTCCTGTCAATTGCCTTGATCAGTTTCAGCAG ATTAAAGTGAACAACTGGAAAATGTCTACGTATAAGAAATTTGACGAGCGGGAGAACTCAGGGGGTCTTACCCCTGATTACTTCATGACCGATGGCATCCCTGTCCGTGCAATGCCTCTGAACAATGATGCAG AATTTGGTGATCAGCATCCACTGAATGGGTTCTCACGGGCCGCAGTCCTGTCAAACAATGACGCTGGCCCATCAAACCAAGGAGCACTGCCCGTTCCACAACACACGTATCAAG GACTTGGCCAGCACAATCCTTCTGTGCCACAGAATGGAGCTCCTTACTCTCTGCACCAGGGAAATATCTTAAATGATCAGGGACCATTATCAGCACAGTCCACTATTCCGCCCCACAATTTTTCACCA GTTCCACAGGATGACATGATCGCAGGTGCAAATCAAACTGACCAGAGAACCCCTTCACTTGACCCTGTTCTGGCTGACATGTCCAGTGGGTTTTCCCCAGTTCCA TTCGAGGACTACAGCAGCCTGGATGTAACCGACTATCTGAATCTGACAGACTATGGCATTGCACCAGCTAATGACG CAGAACTGCCGAATCCCAACAGCCCATCTGATGGTTATGGACATGATGGCGGCAACCAGTGA
- the LOC123105236 gene encoding calmodulin-binding protein 60 D isoform X2: protein MAAQKRPLEAVAAEQEAPRSPRKRLRQTVLLVMRLERRRARAATVGQMVRQQAQLDRAKLFVFLMLLASRLCSVERLLQQLRNLLTGQIGAFRSLTVSIQDPIRPIVQTEMQGRQAASLPNDISEPPRQIPEGFPETGGNTRVKLRFVDVDRPEDPIYTGSPVQWLNKKDARVAVFENDRQITQGVLSKLQIEILAVHAEFFTERGQADFTKEEFNKQICIHKGNESVLTTVNLANGAAYIGSVIFIESSQRKRLRLTARVKGQDLDVRVQEAITDPFVVKVGRSKQNRKSYPPSKEEAVYRLEKISLKGKHCTILAEKNITTVKQFMRHYYRDESGLQKLLDMKEDWSTLIKHATTSDPGLEIYSFIVEENTELLFNDFYNLVGMMISGLYFPVNCLDQFQQIKVNNWKMSTYKKFDERENSGGLTPDYFMTDGIPVRAMPLNNDAEFGDQHPLNGFSRAAVLSNNDAGPSNQGALPVPQHTYQGLGQHNPSVPQNGAPYSLHQGNILNDQGPLSAQSTIPPHNFSPVPQDDMIAGANQTDQRTPSLDPVLADMSSGFSPVPFEDYSSLDVTDYLNLTDYGIAPANDELPNPNSPSDGYGHDGGNQ, encoded by the exons ATGGCGGCGCAAAAGCGGCCGCTGGAGGCCGTcgcggcggagcaggaggcgccgcGGTCGCCGAGGAAGCGGCTGCGCCAGACGGTGCTCCTCGTGATGCGGCT ggagaggaggagggccaGAGCGGCCACCGTCGGGCAGATGGTTCGCCAGCAG GCGCAGCTCGACAGGGCAAAACTGTTTGTGTTTCTCATGCTGCTCGCCTCGCGCCTTTGCTCCGTGGAGAGGCTCCTTCAGCAGCTCCGCAACCTACTGACGGGGCAGATTGGTGCTTTTAG ATCTTTGACGGTATCCATACAAGATCCAATTCGACCAATTGTACAGACAGAG ATGCAGGGACGACAAGCAGCCTCGCTTCCTAATGACATTTCTGAGCCTCCCAG GCAGATACCGGAAGGTTTTCCTGAAACTGGAGGCAACACTCGAGTCAAACTGCGCTTTGTCGATGTTGACAGACCAGAAGATCCTATTTACACTGGTTCTCCAGTACAATGGCTGAATAAGAAAGATGCTAGGGTAGCAGTATTTGAAAATGATAGGCAAATCACGCAGGGCGTCCTTTCTAAATTGCAAATTGAGATTTTAGCAGTCCATGCTGAATTCTTTACTGAGCGAGGACAAGCGGACTTCACCAAAGAGGAATTCAACAAGCAGATATGTATACATAAGGGGAATGAGTCAGTCTTGACCACTGTTAATCTAGCAAATGGTGCGGCCTATATTGGTTCCGTCATATTTATAGAGAGCTCCCAGAGGAAAAGGTTAAGATTGACAGCACGAGTGAAAGGACAGGATCTTGATGTCAGAGTTCAAGAAGCAATCACTGATCCTTTTGTTGTCAAAGTCGGCCGAAGTAAAC AAAACAGAAAGAGTTATCCTCCATCTAAAGAAGAAGCGGTATACCGTTTGGAGAAGATTTCCCTAAAGGGAAAACATTGTACTATCCTTGCTGAAAAAAATATTACTACGGTGAAGCAATTCATGCGTCATTATTACAGAGATGAATCTGGTCTCCAAAAG CTTCTTGACATGAAGGAGGATTGGAGTACCTTGATTAAACATGCCACCACGTCTGATCCTGGGCTTGAGATCTATTCTTTTATTGTTGAGGAAAATACTGAACTCTTATTCAATGATTTCTATAATCTTGTTGGTATGATGATCAGTGGATTATATTTTCCTGTCAATTGCCTTGATCAGTTTCAGCAG ATTAAAGTGAACAACTGGAAAATGTCTACGTATAAGAAATTTGACGAGCGGGAGAACTCAGGGGGTCTTACCCCTGATTACTTCATGACCGATGGCATCCCTGTCCGTGCAATGCCTCTGAACAATGATGCAG AATTTGGTGATCAGCATCCACTGAATGGGTTCTCACGGGCCGCAGTCCTGTCAAACAATGACGCTGGCCCATCAAACCAAGGAGCACTGCCCGTTCCACAACACACGTATCAAG GACTTGGCCAGCACAATCCTTCTGTGCCACAGAATGGAGCTCCTTACTCTCTGCACCAGGGAAATATCTTAAATGATCAGGGACCATTATCAGCACAGTCCACTATTCCGCCCCACAATTTTTCACCA GTTCCACAGGATGACATGATCGCAGGTGCAAATCAAACTGACCAGAGAACCCCTTCACTTGACCCTGTTCTGGCTGACATGTCCAGTGGGTTTTCCCCAGTTCCA TTCGAGGACTACAGCAGCCTGGATGTAACCGACTATCTGAATCTGACAGACTATGGCATTGCACCAGCTAATGACG AACTGCCGAATCCCAACAGCCCATCTGATGGTTATGGACATGATGGCGGCAACCAGTGA